A single region of the Marinobacter salinisoli genome encodes:
- a CDS encoding 2-hydroxyacid dehydrogenase, with product MKILFVAGDPKPERWTAPLQQRLPDADLQVWDPDGPATNADYAIVWNPPAELFEREPQLKAIFSLGAGVDKLVSLPAVARGLTVVRVEDAGMSVQMAEYVLYHLLESSRQMDLYRDQQAQAHWKIHRPIRREDWPVGVMGLGQIGSRVASALASLDYPVSGWARSPHQLAGVITYHGADGLGDFLSNTRVLVNTLPLTDHTRNLMDYDLLSQLQPGALVINVGRGEQLVDQDLLQALDEGHVARAVLDVFRQEPLPTDHPFWTHPKVTVTPHISARTLRETTIDQIADKIRAHADGKPVSGVVDIQRGY from the coding sequence ATGAAAATACTTTTTGTTGCCGGAGACCCGAAACCCGAGCGCTGGACCGCGCCACTGCAGCAGCGCCTGCCGGATGCCGACCTGCAGGTCTGGGACCCGGACGGCCCTGCCACGAATGCCGACTACGCCATTGTCTGGAACCCGCCCGCTGAGCTGTTCGAGCGCGAGCCTCAGCTCAAGGCCATCTTCAGCCTGGGCGCCGGCGTGGACAAACTGGTGTCCCTGCCCGCCGTTGCCAGGGGCTTGACCGTGGTGCGCGTCGAGGATGCCGGCATGTCCGTGCAGATGGCCGAATACGTGCTCTATCACCTGCTGGAATCCTCGCGCCAGATGGACCTGTACCGTGACCAGCAAGCCCAGGCCCATTGGAAAATCCACCGTCCCATCCGGCGCGAGGACTGGCCCGTGGGTGTGATGGGGCTGGGACAGATCGGCAGCCGGGTCGCCAGCGCCCTGGCCAGCCTCGATTACCCGGTCAGCGGCTGGGCCCGCAGCCCGCATCAGCTCGCCGGCGTGATCACTTACCACGGCGCCGATGGGTTGGGCGACTTTCTCAGCAACACCCGGGTACTGGTGAACACCCTGCCACTGACCGACCACACCCGGAACCTGATGGATTACGACCTGCTGAGCCAGCTCCAGCCGGGCGCCCTGGTGATTAATGTCGGGCGCGGCGAACAGCTGGTTGACCAGGACCTGCTGCAAGCGCTGGACGAAGGCCACGTGGCCCGCGCCGTGCTGGATGTGTTCCGCCAGGAACCACTGCCAACAGACCACCCTTTCTGGACTCACCCGAAGGTGACGGTCACGCCCCATATTTCGGCGCGGACTCTGCGCGAGACCACCATTGACCAGATCGCGGACAAAATCCGCGCCCATGCCGACGGCAAACCGGTCAGTGGCGTGGTGGACATCCAACGCGGGTACTGA